The following are encoded in a window of Oncorhynchus mykiss isolate Arlee chromosome 11, USDA_OmykA_1.1, whole genome shotgun sequence genomic DNA:
- the LOC110536162 gene encoding uncharacterized protein LOC110536162 isoform X2 has protein sequence MKKPGRRRNDEKRFGWPVYVWINCRSTRSLCISGGSAMAVAVYEETECRKNCPAQDTNLPPETSSALESCTSISSSREVLPALPTAILENIHESGEINLNLPEGGKGEGSVERVFTGDEDTSGIVKELSWNSGDRDKEERRDAFSEEGVSDTVSAEWREGDCFVPVGVEVTEMAAEGEFEDGMRAEMKEGKGTNSCESGEELVAERAVKREIEEKDTEGKLVPEKEHKVAPKRKNIRKRRRSAKPQRDKEANSSASFVETVLSWLLSVFLWLQAFSPTMLCWSPNSLFCVVMLGVASGTGGVFTSNDHQSLSCIACKSPGCAADVTKIWCGEDELLKGLPIPLCTSISQKSKTVCQHDGRTFVLMIEEGKKCDMEQYHDHVPSEKTECPPLLEAAQDSRLDTVRGDTTLSAPTLNADMTTSPPPENAIVLLRGFIGVVVAVYLIRQKQQGASRNQDEETEMSALNNGINQNGGPANRDNNEVMAVNMLDNGGPLSHRQ, from the exons atgaaaaagcctggaaggaggagaaatgacgagaaacgattcggttggccggtttatgtgtggattaattgtcggagtacgAGGtcattgtgcatttcag GTGGGTCAGCTATGGCGGTGGCGGTCTATGAAGAAACTGAATGCAGAAAAAACTG CCCTGCACAGGACACAAACCTTCCACCAGAAACAAGCTCAGCACTGGAATCTTGTACCTCCATCTCTAGCAGTAGAGAGGTGTTGCCAGCTCTACCAACAGCTATCCTGGAGAATATTCATGAATCTGGAGAGATAAACCTGAACTTGCCTGAGGGAGGCAAGGGTGAGGGAAGTGTAGAGAGGGTGTTCACTGGTGATGAGGATACAAGTGGGATTGTTAAAGAGCTGAGTTGGAACTCAGGTGACCGTGataaggaggaaaggagagatgctTTCTCAGAGGAGGGTGTGAGTGACACAGTCAGtgcagagtggagagagggagactgcttTGTCCCAGTTGGAGTAGAGGTGACTGAGATGGCTGCTGAGGGGGAGTTTGAAGATGGGATGAGAGCTGAAATGAAAGAGGGAAAGGGGACAAACAGTTGTGAGTCAGGGGAGGAGTTGGTTGCTGAGAGGGCTGTGAAGAGAGAGATtgaagagaaagatacagagggAAAACTAGTCCCAGAGAAAGAACACAAGGTGGCTCCCAAGAGGAAGAATATAAGGAAACGCAGACGATCAGCCAAACCTCAACGTGACAAAGAGGCAAATTCCAGTGCTTCCTTTGTAGAGACTGTTCTCTCATGGCTACTGTCAGTCTTCCTATGGCTGCAGGCATTCTCACCAACAATGTTATGCTGGTCCCCAA ATAGTTTATTTTGTGTAGTCATGCTCGGGGTGGCATCTGGCACTGGGGGTGTCTTTACAAGCAACG ATCACCAGAGTTTGTCATGCATCGCCTGCAAGAGTCCTGGATGTGCTGCTGATGTGACTAAGATATGGTGTGGGGAGGATGAACTGTTGAAGGGTTTACCGATCCCACTCTGCACAAGCATTTCCCAAAAGTCCAAGACTGTTTGCCAGCATGATGGTCGGACATTTGTGCTTATGATTGAAGAGGGCAAGAAGTGTGATATGGAACAATATCATGACCATGTGCCCTCTGAAAAGACAG AGTGTCCACCATTGTTGGAGGCTGCTCAAGACTCAAGGTTGGACACTGTTCGAG GTGACACCACTTTGTCAGCACCAACTCTCAATG CTGATATGACTACCTCACCACCACCTGAAAATG CGATTGTCCTGTTACGAG GCtttattggtgttgttgttgcagtctaTTTGATCAG ACAAAAGCAGCAGGGTGCCAGTAGAAACCA AGATGAAGAGACTGAGATGAGTGCTCTGAACAACGGTATCAATCAGAATGGAGGTCCTGCCAATAG AGACAATAATGAAGTGATGGCTGTGAACATGCTTGACAATGGGGGCCCCCTGAGCCATCGGCAGTAA
- the LOC110536162 gene encoding uncharacterized protein LOC110536162 isoform X4: protein MAVAVYEETECRKNCPAQDTNLPPETSSALESCTSISSSREVLPALPTAILENIHESGEINLNLPEGGKGEGSVERVFTGDEDTSGIVKELSWNSGDRDKEERRDAFSEEGVSDTVSAEWREGDCFVPVGVEVTEMAAEGEFEDGMRAEMKEGKGTNSCESGEELVAERAVKREIEEKDTEGKLVPEKEHKVAPKRKNIRKRRRSAKPQRDKEANSSASFVETVLSWLLSVFLWLQAFSPTMLCWSPNSLFCVVMLGVASGTGGVFTSNDHQSLSCIACKSPGCAADVTKIWCGEDELLKGLPIPLCTSISQKSKTVCQHDGRTFVLMIEEGKKCDMEQYHDHVPSEKTECPPLLEAAQDSRLDTVRGDTTLSAPTLNADMTTSPPPENGSLFVGVIVIVILVIGFIGVVVAVYLIRQKQQGASRNQDEETEMSALNNGINQNGGPANRDNNEVMAVNMLDNGGPLSHRQ from the exons ATGGCGGTGGCGGTCTATGAAGAAACTGAATGCAGAAAAAACTG CCCTGCACAGGACACAAACCTTCCACCAGAAACAAGCTCAGCACTGGAATCTTGTACCTCCATCTCTAGCAGTAGAGAGGTGTTGCCAGCTCTACCAACAGCTATCCTGGAGAATATTCATGAATCTGGAGAGATAAACCTGAACTTGCCTGAGGGAGGCAAGGGTGAGGGAAGTGTAGAGAGGGTGTTCACTGGTGATGAGGATACAAGTGGGATTGTTAAAGAGCTGAGTTGGAACTCAGGTGACCGTGataaggaggaaaggagagatgctTTCTCAGAGGAGGGTGTGAGTGACACAGTCAGtgcagagtggagagagggagactgcttTGTCCCAGTTGGAGTAGAGGTGACTGAGATGGCTGCTGAGGGGGAGTTTGAAGATGGGATGAGAGCTGAAATGAAAGAGGGAAAGGGGACAAACAGTTGTGAGTCAGGGGAGGAGTTGGTTGCTGAGAGGGCTGTGAAGAGAGAGATtgaagagaaagatacagagggAAAACTAGTCCCAGAGAAAGAACACAAGGTGGCTCCCAAGAGGAAGAATATAAGGAAACGCAGACGATCAGCCAAACCTCAACGTGACAAAGAGGCAAATTCCAGTGCTTCCTTTGTAGAGACTGTTCTCTCATGGCTACTGTCAGTCTTCCTATGGCTGCAGGCATTCTCACCAACAATGTTATGCTGGTCCCCAA ATAGTTTATTTTGTGTAGTCATGCTCGGGGTGGCATCTGGCACTGGGGGTGTCTTTACAAGCAACG ATCACCAGAGTTTGTCATGCATCGCCTGCAAGAGTCCTGGATGTGCTGCTGATGTGACTAAGATATGGTGTGGGGAGGATGAACTGTTGAAGGGTTTACCGATCCCACTCTGCACAAGCATTTCCCAAAAGTCCAAGACTGTTTGCCAGCATGATGGTCGGACATTTGTGCTTATGATTGAAGAGGGCAAGAAGTGTGATATGGAACAATATCATGACCATGTGCCCTCTGAAAAGACAG AGTGTCCACCATTGTTGGAGGCTGCTCAAGACTCAAGGTTGGACACTGTTCGAG GTGACACCACTTTGTCAGCACCAACTCTCAATG CTGATATGACTACCTCACCACCACCTGAAAATG GTTCATTGTTTGTCGGCGTCATTGTCATTGTCATTTTAGTTATTG GCtttattggtgttgttgttgcagtctaTTTGATCAG ACAAAAGCAGCAGGGTGCCAGTAGAAACCA AGATGAAGAGACTGAGATGAGTGCTCTGAACAACGGTATCAATCAGAATGGAGGTCCTGCCAATAG AGACAATAATGAAGTGATGGCTGTGAACATGCTTGACAATGGGGGCCCCCTGAGCCATCGGCAGTAA
- the LOC110536162 gene encoding uncharacterized protein LOC110536162 isoform X1, whose translation MKKPGRRRNDEKRFGWPVYVWINCRSTRSLCISGGSAMAVAVYEETECRKNCPAQDTNLPPETSSALESCTSISSSREVLPALPTAILENIHESGEINLNLPEGGKGEGSVERVFTGDEDTSGIVKELSWNSGDRDKEERRDAFSEEGVSDTVSAEWREGDCFVPVGVEVTEMAAEGEFEDGMRAEMKEGKGTNSCESGEELVAERAVKREIEEKDTEGKLVPEKEHKVAPKRKNIRKRRRSAKPQRDKEANSSASFVETVLSWLLSVFLWLQAFSPTMLCWSPNSLFCVVMLGVASGTGGVFTSNDHQSLSCIACKSPGCAADVTKIWCGEDELLKGLPIPLCTSISQKSKTVCQHDGRTFVLMIEEGKKCDMEQYHDHVPSEKTECPPLLEAAQDSRLDTVRGDTTLSAPTLNADMTTSPPPENGSLFVGVIVIVILVIGFIGVVVAVYLIRQKQQGASRNQDEETEMSALNNGINQNGGPANRDNNEVMAVNMLDNGGPLSHRQ comes from the exons atgaaaaagcctggaaggaggagaaatgacgagaaacgattcggttggccggtttatgtgtggattaattgtcggagtacgAGGtcattgtgcatttcag GTGGGTCAGCTATGGCGGTGGCGGTCTATGAAGAAACTGAATGCAGAAAAAACTG CCCTGCACAGGACACAAACCTTCCACCAGAAACAAGCTCAGCACTGGAATCTTGTACCTCCATCTCTAGCAGTAGAGAGGTGTTGCCAGCTCTACCAACAGCTATCCTGGAGAATATTCATGAATCTGGAGAGATAAACCTGAACTTGCCTGAGGGAGGCAAGGGTGAGGGAAGTGTAGAGAGGGTGTTCACTGGTGATGAGGATACAAGTGGGATTGTTAAAGAGCTGAGTTGGAACTCAGGTGACCGTGataaggaggaaaggagagatgctTTCTCAGAGGAGGGTGTGAGTGACACAGTCAGtgcagagtggagagagggagactgcttTGTCCCAGTTGGAGTAGAGGTGACTGAGATGGCTGCTGAGGGGGAGTTTGAAGATGGGATGAGAGCTGAAATGAAAGAGGGAAAGGGGACAAACAGTTGTGAGTCAGGGGAGGAGTTGGTTGCTGAGAGGGCTGTGAAGAGAGAGATtgaagagaaagatacagagggAAAACTAGTCCCAGAGAAAGAACACAAGGTGGCTCCCAAGAGGAAGAATATAAGGAAACGCAGACGATCAGCCAAACCTCAACGTGACAAAGAGGCAAATTCCAGTGCTTCCTTTGTAGAGACTGTTCTCTCATGGCTACTGTCAGTCTTCCTATGGCTGCAGGCATTCTCACCAACAATGTTATGCTGGTCCCCAA ATAGTTTATTTTGTGTAGTCATGCTCGGGGTGGCATCTGGCACTGGGGGTGTCTTTACAAGCAACG ATCACCAGAGTTTGTCATGCATCGCCTGCAAGAGTCCTGGATGTGCTGCTGATGTGACTAAGATATGGTGTGGGGAGGATGAACTGTTGAAGGGTTTACCGATCCCACTCTGCACAAGCATTTCCCAAAAGTCCAAGACTGTTTGCCAGCATGATGGTCGGACATTTGTGCTTATGATTGAAGAGGGCAAGAAGTGTGATATGGAACAATATCATGACCATGTGCCCTCTGAAAAGACAG AGTGTCCACCATTGTTGGAGGCTGCTCAAGACTCAAGGTTGGACACTGTTCGAG GTGACACCACTTTGTCAGCACCAACTCTCAATG CTGATATGACTACCTCACCACCACCTGAAAATG GTTCATTGTTTGTCGGCGTCATTGTCATTGTCATTTTAGTTATTG GCtttattggtgttgttgttgcagtctaTTTGATCAG ACAAAAGCAGCAGGGTGCCAGTAGAAACCA AGATGAAGAGACTGAGATGAGTGCTCTGAACAACGGTATCAATCAGAATGGAGGTCCTGCCAATAG AGACAATAATGAAGTGATGGCTGTGAACATGCTTGACAATGGGGGCCCCCTGAGCCATCGGCAGTAA
- the LOC110536162 gene encoding uncharacterized protein LOC110536162 isoform X3, producing the protein MKKPGRRRNDEKRFGWPVYVWINCRSTRSLCISGGSAMAVAVYEETECRKNCPAQDTNLPPETSSALESCTSISSSREVLPALPTAILENIHESGEINLNLPEGGKGEGSVERVFTGDEDTSGIVKELSWNSGDRDKEERRDAFSEEGVSDTVSAEWREGDCFVPVGVEVTEMAAEGEFEDGMRAEMKEGKGTNSCESGEELVAERAVKREIEEKDTEGKLVPEKEHKVAPKRKNIRKRRRSAKPQRDKEANSSASFVETVLSWLLSVFLWLQAFSPTMLCWSPNSLFCVVMLGVASGTGGVFTSNDHQSLSCIACKSPGCAADVTKIWCGEDELLKGLPIPLCTSISQKSKTVCQHDGRTFVLMIEEGKKCDMEQYHDHVPSEKTECPPLLEAAQDSRLDTVRGDTTLSAPTLNADMTTSPPPENGFIGVVVAVYLIRQKQQGASRNQDEETEMSALNNGINQNGGPANRDNNEVMAVNMLDNGGPLSHRQ; encoded by the exons atgaaaaagcctggaaggaggagaaatgacgagaaacgattcggttggccggtttatgtgtggattaattgtcggagtacgAGGtcattgtgcatttcag GTGGGTCAGCTATGGCGGTGGCGGTCTATGAAGAAACTGAATGCAGAAAAAACTG CCCTGCACAGGACACAAACCTTCCACCAGAAACAAGCTCAGCACTGGAATCTTGTACCTCCATCTCTAGCAGTAGAGAGGTGTTGCCAGCTCTACCAACAGCTATCCTGGAGAATATTCATGAATCTGGAGAGATAAACCTGAACTTGCCTGAGGGAGGCAAGGGTGAGGGAAGTGTAGAGAGGGTGTTCACTGGTGATGAGGATACAAGTGGGATTGTTAAAGAGCTGAGTTGGAACTCAGGTGACCGTGataaggaggaaaggagagatgctTTCTCAGAGGAGGGTGTGAGTGACACAGTCAGtgcagagtggagagagggagactgcttTGTCCCAGTTGGAGTAGAGGTGACTGAGATGGCTGCTGAGGGGGAGTTTGAAGATGGGATGAGAGCTGAAATGAAAGAGGGAAAGGGGACAAACAGTTGTGAGTCAGGGGAGGAGTTGGTTGCTGAGAGGGCTGTGAAGAGAGAGATtgaagagaaagatacagagggAAAACTAGTCCCAGAGAAAGAACACAAGGTGGCTCCCAAGAGGAAGAATATAAGGAAACGCAGACGATCAGCCAAACCTCAACGTGACAAAGAGGCAAATTCCAGTGCTTCCTTTGTAGAGACTGTTCTCTCATGGCTACTGTCAGTCTTCCTATGGCTGCAGGCATTCTCACCAACAATGTTATGCTGGTCCCCAA ATAGTTTATTTTGTGTAGTCATGCTCGGGGTGGCATCTGGCACTGGGGGTGTCTTTACAAGCAACG ATCACCAGAGTTTGTCATGCATCGCCTGCAAGAGTCCTGGATGTGCTGCTGATGTGACTAAGATATGGTGTGGGGAGGATGAACTGTTGAAGGGTTTACCGATCCCACTCTGCACAAGCATTTCCCAAAAGTCCAAGACTGTTTGCCAGCATGATGGTCGGACATTTGTGCTTATGATTGAAGAGGGCAAGAAGTGTGATATGGAACAATATCATGACCATGTGCCCTCTGAAAAGACAG AGTGTCCACCATTGTTGGAGGCTGCTCAAGACTCAAGGTTGGACACTGTTCGAG GTGACACCACTTTGTCAGCACCAACTCTCAATG CTGATATGACTACCTCACCACCACCTGAAAATG GCtttattggtgttgttgttgcagtctaTTTGATCAG ACAAAAGCAGCAGGGTGCCAGTAGAAACCA AGATGAAGAGACTGAGATGAGTGCTCTGAACAACGGTATCAATCAGAATGGAGGTCCTGCCAATAG AGACAATAATGAAGTGATGGCTGTGAACATGCTTGACAATGGGGGCCCCCTGAGCCATCGGCAGTAA
- the LOC110536162 gene encoding uncharacterized protein LOC110536162 isoform X5 encodes MKKPGRRRNDEKRFGWPVYVWINCRSTRSLCISGGSAMAVAVYEETECRKNCPAQDTNLPPETSSALESCTSISSSREVLPALPTAILENIHESGEINLNLPEGGKGEGSVERVFTGDEDTSGIVKELSWNSGDRDKEERRDAFSEEGVSDTVSAEWREGDCFVPVGVEVTEMAAEGEFEDGMRAEMKEGKGTNSCESGEELVAERAVKREIEEKDTEGKLVPEKEHKVAPKRKNIRKRRRSAKPQRDKEANSSASFVETVLSWLLSVFLWLQAFSPTMLCWSPNSLFCVVMLGVASGTGGVFTSNDHQSLSCIACKSPGCAADVTKIWCGEDELLKGLPIPLCTSISQKSKTVCQHDGRTFVLMIEEGKKCDMEQYHDHVPSEKTECPPLLEAAQDSRLDTVRGDTTLSAPTLNDFWTSELGLLFTDWKKLFQTRKIYRARYTSFV; translated from the exons atgaaaaagcctggaaggaggagaaatgacgagaaacgattcggttggccggtttatgtgtggattaattgtcggagtacgAGGtcattgtgcatttcag GTGGGTCAGCTATGGCGGTGGCGGTCTATGAAGAAACTGAATGCAGAAAAAACTG CCCTGCACAGGACACAAACCTTCCACCAGAAACAAGCTCAGCACTGGAATCTTGTACCTCCATCTCTAGCAGTAGAGAGGTGTTGCCAGCTCTACCAACAGCTATCCTGGAGAATATTCATGAATCTGGAGAGATAAACCTGAACTTGCCTGAGGGAGGCAAGGGTGAGGGAAGTGTAGAGAGGGTGTTCACTGGTGATGAGGATACAAGTGGGATTGTTAAAGAGCTGAGTTGGAACTCAGGTGACCGTGataaggaggaaaggagagatgctTTCTCAGAGGAGGGTGTGAGTGACACAGTCAGtgcagagtggagagagggagactgcttTGTCCCAGTTGGAGTAGAGGTGACTGAGATGGCTGCTGAGGGGGAGTTTGAAGATGGGATGAGAGCTGAAATGAAAGAGGGAAAGGGGACAAACAGTTGTGAGTCAGGGGAGGAGTTGGTTGCTGAGAGGGCTGTGAAGAGAGAGATtgaagagaaagatacagagggAAAACTAGTCCCAGAGAAAGAACACAAGGTGGCTCCCAAGAGGAAGAATATAAGGAAACGCAGACGATCAGCCAAACCTCAACGTGACAAAGAGGCAAATTCCAGTGCTTCCTTTGTAGAGACTGTTCTCTCATGGCTACTGTCAGTCTTCCTATGGCTGCAGGCATTCTCACCAACAATGTTATGCTGGTCCCCAA ATAGTTTATTTTGTGTAGTCATGCTCGGGGTGGCATCTGGCACTGGGGGTGTCTTTACAAGCAACG ATCACCAGAGTTTGTCATGCATCGCCTGCAAGAGTCCTGGATGTGCTGCTGATGTGACTAAGATATGGTGTGGGGAGGATGAACTGTTGAAGGGTTTACCGATCCCACTCTGCACAAGCATTTCCCAAAAGTCCAAGACTGTTTGCCAGCATGATGGTCGGACATTTGTGCTTATGATTGAAGAGGGCAAGAAGTGTGATATGGAACAATATCATGACCATGTGCCCTCTGAAAAGACAG AGTGTCCACCATTGTTGGAGGCTGCTCAAGACTCAAGGTTGGACACTGTTCGAG GTGACACCACTTTGTCAGCACCAACTCTCAATG acttctggacatcagaactgggattactcttcacggactggaagaagctttttcagaCGAGAAAGATATACAGGGCCAGATACACGTCATTtgtgtga
- the LOC110536162 gene encoding uncharacterized protein LOC110536162 isoform X6, with protein MKKPGRRRNDEKRFGWPVYVWINCRSTRSLCISGGSAMAVAVYEETECRKNCPAQDTNLPPETSSALESCTSISSSREVLPALPTAILENIHESGEINLNLPEGGKGEGSVERVFTGDEDTSGIVKELSWNSGDRDKEERRDAFSEEGVSDTVSAEWREGDCFVPVGVEVTEMAAEGEFEDGMRAEMKEGKGTNSCESGEELVAERAVKREIEEKDTEGKLVPEKEHKVAPKRKNIRKRRRSAKPQRDKEANSSASFVETVLSWLLSVFLWLQAFSPTMLCWSPNSLFCVVMLGVASGTGGVFTSNDHQSLSCIACKSPGCAADVTKIWCGEDELLKGLPIPLCTSISQKSKTVCQHDGRTFVLMIEEGKKCDMEQYHDHVPSEKTECPPLLEAAQDSR; from the exons atgaaaaagcctggaaggaggagaaatgacgagaaacgattcggttggccggtttatgtgtggattaattgtcggagtacgAGGtcattgtgcatttcag GTGGGTCAGCTATGGCGGTGGCGGTCTATGAAGAAACTGAATGCAGAAAAAACTG CCCTGCACAGGACACAAACCTTCCACCAGAAACAAGCTCAGCACTGGAATCTTGTACCTCCATCTCTAGCAGTAGAGAGGTGTTGCCAGCTCTACCAACAGCTATCCTGGAGAATATTCATGAATCTGGAGAGATAAACCTGAACTTGCCTGAGGGAGGCAAGGGTGAGGGAAGTGTAGAGAGGGTGTTCACTGGTGATGAGGATACAAGTGGGATTGTTAAAGAGCTGAGTTGGAACTCAGGTGACCGTGataaggaggaaaggagagatgctTTCTCAGAGGAGGGTGTGAGTGACACAGTCAGtgcagagtggagagagggagactgcttTGTCCCAGTTGGAGTAGAGGTGACTGAGATGGCTGCTGAGGGGGAGTTTGAAGATGGGATGAGAGCTGAAATGAAAGAGGGAAAGGGGACAAACAGTTGTGAGTCAGGGGAGGAGTTGGTTGCTGAGAGGGCTGTGAAGAGAGAGATtgaagagaaagatacagagggAAAACTAGTCCCAGAGAAAGAACACAAGGTGGCTCCCAAGAGGAAGAATATAAGGAAACGCAGACGATCAGCCAAACCTCAACGTGACAAAGAGGCAAATTCCAGTGCTTCCTTTGTAGAGACTGTTCTCTCATGGCTACTGTCAGTCTTCCTATGGCTGCAGGCATTCTCACCAACAATGTTATGCTGGTCCCCAA ATAGTTTATTTTGTGTAGTCATGCTCGGGGTGGCATCTGGCACTGGGGGTGTCTTTACAAGCAACG ATCACCAGAGTTTGTCATGCATCGCCTGCAAGAGTCCTGGATGTGCTGCTGATGTGACTAAGATATGGTGTGGGGAGGATGAACTGTTGAAGGGTTTACCGATCCCACTCTGCACAAGCATTTCCCAAAAGTCCAAGACTGTTTGCCAGCATGATGGTCGGACATTTGTGCTTATGATTGAAGAGGGCAAGAAGTGTGATATGGAACAATATCATGACCATGTGCCCTCTGAAAAGACAG AGTGTCCACCATTGTTGGAGGCTGCTCAAGACTCAAG GTGA